From one Dasypus novemcinctus isolate mDasNov1 chromosome 28, mDasNov1.1.hap2, whole genome shotgun sequence genomic stretch:
- the LOC111764086 gene encoding zinc finger protein 596-like codes for MPAKVLAMQTHELVTFKDVVVDFTQEEWNLLDTSQRKLCREVMLENINNLVSVGYHVCKRDVLFQLEEEEVWKEIIGFPQYQNPGRKCAFKTWEMIEMIFNQPTCREDPSKIMSLQRSHTQKNSFKCNSLQEDCSHTSTVNQYALIHIAKKSYFKKPPATVLSDYSYFKEHKHLHHRSKSYEHYQSAKNYIQCFDLIQDNVIPIGEKTLDCHLCGRAFTTYFSLEQHEKYHTGEKLQECHFCGKAFILSSSLKQHERTHTGEKPHECLLCKKAFSQHSHLQQHERTHTGEKAHVCHFCGKAFTTSSYLKQHERCHTGEKLHICHFCGKAFTTSSHLKQHETCHTGEKPHECHLCGKAFSHYTSLKYHERTHTGEKPYKCHLCGKAFIQLSTLKQHDRTHTGEKPHVCHLCGKAFSQYANLHEHVRNHTGEKLHVCHLCGKAFSQYAALQKHEKTHTGVKPHQCHLCGKAFTTFSSLKRHERSHTGEKPHVCHFCGKAFTTSSYLKKHERCHTGEKPHECHLCGKAFSQSANLQQHVRTHTGEKPHECHLCGNAFSQYAKLQQHVRTHTGEKPYECCLCGKTFTFSSALRKHERIHAEENT; via the exons ATGCCAGCTAAGGTCTTGGCAATGCAAACACAT GAGTTAGTGACCTTCAAGGATGTGGTTgtagacttcacccaggaagagtggaaCCTGCTAGACACATCCCAGAGAAAGCTGTGCAGAGAAGTGATGTTGGAGAATATCAATAACCTGGTCTCAGTAG GATATCATGTCTGCAAAAGAGATGTGCTTTTCCAGTTGGAAGAGGAAGAAGTgtggaaagaaataataggtTTTCCTCAATACCAGAATCCAG GGAGGAAATGTGCctttaaaacatgggaaatgatagaaatgatattcaaTCAACCTACCTGTAGGGAAGACCCTTCTAAAATTATGTCATTG CAGAGAtctcacacccaaaagaattccTTTAAGTGTAATTCTTTGCAAGAAGATTGCTCTCACACATCCACAGTGAACCAATATGCATTGATTCACATAGCAAAGAAATCCTACTTCAAAAAACCACCTGCAACTGTCCTCAGTGactattcatattttaaagaacATAAGCATCTTCACcatagaagtaaatcatatgaacaCTACCAAAGTGCTAAAAATTATATCCAATGCTTTGACCTCATACAAGACAATGTAATTCCCATTGGAGAGAAAACCCTTGATTGCCATCTATGTGGGAGAGCCTTCACTACCTACTTTTCCCTTGAACAACATGAGAAATaccacactggagaaaaactgcaagaatgtcatttttgtgggaaagccttcattctgTCATCTTccctaaaacaacatgaaagaactcacactggagagaaaccccatgaatgtcttctatgcaagaaagctttcagtcaacattctcatcttcaacaacatgagagaactcacactggagaaaaagcACATGTATGCCAtttctgtgggaaagccttcactacatcctcttaccttaaacaacatgagagatgtcacactggagaaaaactaCATATATGCCAtttctgtgggaaagccttcactacatcctctcaccttaaacaacatgagacatgtcacactggagaaaaaccacatgaatgtcatctgtgtgggaaagcctttagtcaTTATACTTCCCTTAAatatcatgagagaactcacactggagagaaaccctataaatgtcatctttgtgggaaagccttcattcaactaTCTACACTAAAACAACATGatagaactcacactggagaaaaaccccatgtatgtcatctttgtgggaaagccttcagtcaataTGCTAATCTTCATGAACATGTGAGAaatcacactggagagaaactccatgtatgtcatctttgtgggaaagccttcagtcaataTGCTGCTCTTCAAAAACATGAGAAAACGCACACTGGAGTGAAACCCCATCAATGccatctctgtgggaaagccttcactacatTCTCTTCCCTTAAACGACATGAGAGgagtcacactggagaaaaaccacatgTATGTCAtttctgtgggaaagccttcactacatcctcttaccttaaaaaacatgagagatgtcacactggagaaaaaccacatgaatgtcatctttgtgggaaagccttcagtcaatcTGCTAATCTTCAACaacatgtgagaactcacactggagagaaaccccatgaatgccaTCTTTGTGGGAATGCCTTCAGTCAATATGCTAAACTTCAGCaacatgtgagaactcacactggagagaaaccctatgaatgttgTCTATGTGGAAAAACTTTCACTTTTAGTTCTGCCCTCAGGAAACATGAGAGAATTCATGCTGAAGAAAACACATAA